A portion of the Actomonas aquatica genome contains these proteins:
- a CDS encoding DUF4062 domain-containing protein, translating into MDSLFLTFGAQWRSNVLFRNSSRTNKTSHNFDLPPLSVVERALDPGIQLLHSFGNSCTVPTLHSLRQSISPQAAELLTSIWEAFRNSGEWPRCRTMHSQWGKQEVLAVRRELNGSILWETSNTNLPTYELSIIGILLTNSGEHYEQLLIRYLGVMRDLYHRSPEKTNLSRSEIKETLSLDDKTADLLGVLVRSGHLFSRSASFGPSDWQSGVLDAAEDFPPNSDLLPELERIIFGGYEPNAPVGYTERIMDHNRRSPNLDPNLQAPQTLGASNPLHRRYQVFVSSTFEDLKEERQHVIQALLETLCIPSGMELFPATSTTQWDLIRRVISDCDYYVLIIAGRYGSLTPDGQIGYTEREFDYALELGKPVIAFLHENIDNLTGAKLEKSDVGRKRLAQFREKAKQRMCRFWSTPDGLGSAIKSAIISAIQHDPQPGWVRSTSILEGQDAIAKLQQRIVELERTNASARPKDSENLNGLSDTLNLSLTGHYYLSNNPNQRLTSWNDQHPFELEYKWSWNRAFSVLAPKLEESASVSSLKRTLEARLATELLPKLNSKHGKHAYRPTCVIQSPPFDGMLRALQARNLIKTKPSPKGSRSRKPHWTITPTGSKLYAQLATMDEMNDSPD; encoded by the coding sequence GTGGATTCCCTGTTCCTGACCTTCGGGGCCCAGTGGCGCTCAAATGTCCTGTTCCGGAATTCAAGCAGAACGAATAAGACCTCCCACAATTTCGACCTACCCCCATTGAGTGTTGTCGAACGCGCGCTCGACCCGGGAATCCAGCTTCTTCACTCTTTTGGCAACTCCTGCACCGTGCCCACGCTTCATTCCCTTCGACAATCCATTTCCCCCCAAGCCGCCGAACTCCTGACCTCTATCTGGGAAGCTTTCCGAAATAGCGGAGAATGGCCGCGATGCCGAACGATGCATTCGCAATGGGGAAAACAAGAGGTCCTCGCAGTTCGCCGCGAACTAAACGGAAGCATTCTTTGGGAAACCAGTAACACGAACCTGCCGACGTACGAACTCAGCATCATCGGCATCCTTCTGACGAATTCAGGCGAGCACTACGAACAGCTTCTGATTCGATATCTGGGAGTCATGCGCGACCTCTATCATCGATCCCCGGAGAAGACCAATCTCTCGAGGTCCGAGATCAAGGAGACGCTAAGTCTGGACGACAAGACGGCCGATCTTCTTGGAGTGCTAGTTCGTTCTGGGCATCTGTTTAGTCGCTCGGCATCGTTCGGCCCTTCCGATTGGCAGTCAGGTGTTCTTGACGCGGCGGAGGATTTTCCGCCGAACTCCGATTTGCTGCCAGAACTGGAGAGAATAATTTTTGGCGGATACGAGCCGAATGCACCCGTTGGGTACACGGAACGTATCATGGACCATAATCGGAGATCTCCAAATTTGGATCCGAACCTCCAAGCGCCACAGACATTAGGCGCTTCAAATCCACTGCATCGCCGTTACCAAGTTTTTGTAAGCTCTACGTTCGAAGACCTAAAAGAAGAACGCCAGCACGTGATTCAAGCGCTTCTTGAAACCCTATGCATACCGTCCGGCATGGAGTTGTTCCCTGCAACCAGCACAACTCAGTGGGACTTGATTCGGAGAGTGATCAGCGACTGCGATTATTATGTTCTAATCATTGCCGGTCGCTATGGAAGCCTAACCCCAGATGGACAAATCGGATACACTGAGCGAGAATTCGACTACGCTTTGGAACTGGGAAAACCTGTGATCGCTTTCCTTCACGAGAACATCGACAACTTGACCGGCGCAAAATTGGAGAAATCGGATGTCGGAAGAAAACGTTTGGCCCAATTCCGCGAAAAAGCAAAACAACGCATGTGTCGTTTCTGGAGCACACCCGATGGGTTGGGATCGGCGATAAAGTCGGCAATTATCAGTGCCATCCAACACGACCCACAACCCGGCTGGGTTCGCTCTACATCAATCCTTGAGGGCCAAGATGCAATCGCCAAACTCCAACAGCGCATAGTGGAGCTTGAGCGTACGAACGCCTCTGCTCGCCCCAAGGATTCGGAAAATCTAAACGGCCTATCGGATACACTAAACCTTTCATTGACCGGTCATTATTATCTATCTAACAATCCAAACCAGCGCTTGACCTCTTGGAACGACCAGCACCCATTCGAACTTGAATATAAGTGGTCTTGGAATCGTGCTTTCTCAGTTTTAGCCCCCAAACTTGAGGAAAGTGCAAGCGTTTCGTCATTGAAGAGGACTTTGGAAGCAAGACTCGCAACAGAGTTGTTGCCTAAACTAAATAGCAAGCATGGGAAACATGCTTACCGTCCGACGTGCGTGATTCAATCCCCACCATTCGACGGTATGCTTAGAGCGCTTCAGGCCAGGAATCTCATCAAAACGAAACCCTCGCCGAAGGGTAGTCGCAGTAGGAAACCACACTGGACTATCACTCCAACAGGCTCAAAGCTATATGCGCAACTGGCCACGATGGATGAAATGAACGATTCACCTGATTGA
- a CDS encoding MarR family winged helix-turn-helix transcriptional regulator produces the protein MPNRSDSATSQVLAKAEFELLAEFRFTLRRFLGFSEAAAKRHGVSPQQYQALLAIEGFPGRDWVTVSELAEQLRIAHHSAVGLVNRMEGLKLVKRSVSTEDRRRVEVSLQPAGRVVLGKLYRVHREELRTVGPKLIALLQEASLPE, from the coding sequence ATGCCGAATCGGTCAGACTCCGCCACTTCTCAAGTATTAGCCAAAGCTGAGTTCGAACTACTCGCGGAGTTTCGTTTTACTTTGCGGCGTTTTCTAGGCTTCAGCGAAGCCGCAGCCAAAAGGCATGGCGTGAGCCCGCAACAGTATCAGGCTTTGCTTGCGATCGAAGGATTCCCAGGTCGCGACTGGGTGACGGTGAGCGAATTGGCCGAGCAATTGCGCATCGCGCACCATAGCGCTGTTGGTCTGGTCAATCGCATGGAAGGGCTGAAGTTGGTGAAACGCTCGGTCTCGACCGAAGACCGGCGGCGGGTCGAGGTTTCACTTCAGCCAGCTGGACGGGTGGTGCTGGGAAAACTGTATCGGGTGCACCGTGAGGAATTACGGACAGTGGGCCCAAAGTTGATCGCGTTGCTACAGGAGGCTTCGCTGCCGGAGTAG
- a CDS encoding HPP family protein, which yields MSSSFRKSQILLATVGAIIAVSALSFVAATTEALLLLGSFGASTLLLFALPEAPLSQPRSVIGGHLIASLIALCCLAAFGPQWWAVGVATGLGVGLMMVTRTVHPPAGSNAIIVFLAKPGWDVLLFSTVFGTLVLIVIAIVYHRLTRRHKYPQYWRAAAV from the coding sequence ATGTCTTCCAGTTTCAGAAAGTCACAGATCCTGCTAGCTACAGTAGGAGCGATCATTGCGGTGTCTGCCTTATCATTTGTCGCAGCCACGACTGAGGCGTTGTTACTGCTCGGTTCGTTTGGTGCTTCGACGCTGTTGCTGTTTGCCCTTCCGGAGGCACCCTTGTCGCAACCCCGTTCTGTGATAGGCGGTCACCTGATCGCTTCGCTGATCGCGTTGTGCTGTCTAGCTGCGTTTGGGCCGCAATGGTGGGCGGTGGGCGTGGCGACTGGATTGGGCGTCGGCCTGATGATGGTTACCCGCACGGTGCACCCGCCGGCCGGATCCAATGCGATCATTGTGTTTTTGGCCAAGCCCGGTTGGGATGTGTTGCTGTTCTCGACCGTGTTTGGAACCCTCGTGTTGATCGTGATTGCTATTGTGTATCATCGCCTCACCCGTCGGCATAAATATCCTCAATATTGGCGCGCGGCGGCGGTGTGA
- the cysK gene encoding cysteine synthase A, translating into MSRIYSDITETIGNTPLVRLNRTAAKHHAAAEILLKLEFFNPLSSVKDRIGLAMIERAIADGKVTSETIIVEATSGNTGIALAFVAAAKGLRLVLVMPETMTLERRRMLKLLGARLILTPGPAGMKGAIEKARAIASQLPDSFVPSQFDNPANPAIHRTTTAEEIWRDTDGQVDVVVAGIGTGGTITGIGEILKPRNPSIQIVAVEPSTSAVLSGERPGPHRLQGLGAGFVPGVLNCAIYDEVIKVREEDSGPVSLEVNRLDGIPIGISSGAAVWAAIQLARRPANAGKRIVTIVPSCSERYLSSWLCESLPEGSDDLSDWRTEIS; encoded by the coding sequence ATGAGCAGGATCTATTCTGATATCACCGAAACAATTGGAAACACGCCGCTGGTTCGCCTCAACCGCACCGCCGCGAAGCATCACGCCGCTGCGGAGATCCTACTTAAACTGGAATTTTTCAACCCACTCTCGAGCGTGAAAGATCGAATTGGCCTGGCCATGATTGAACGGGCCATCGCTGACGGAAAAGTCACCAGCGAAACGATTATCGTAGAAGCCACCAGTGGAAACACCGGTATCGCCTTGGCCTTCGTCGCTGCCGCCAAGGGGTTGCGCCTTGTTCTGGTAATGCCGGAAACCATGACTCTCGAACGACGCCGCATGCTGAAACTTCTCGGGGCTCGTCTGATCCTCACCCCTGGACCGGCGGGTATGAAGGGCGCCATCGAAAAAGCCCGAGCGATAGCCTCGCAACTACCGGATAGCTTCGTGCCCTCCCAATTCGACAATCCTGCGAATCCCGCGATCCATCGCACCACAACTGCGGAGGAAATATGGCGGGACACGGATGGCCAGGTTGACGTCGTGGTCGCCGGCATCGGAACCGGGGGAACGATCACTGGAATCGGCGAAATTTTGAAACCACGAAATCCATCCATTCAGATTGTCGCCGTGGAACCCTCCACCTCCGCAGTTCTTTCCGGCGAACGCCCCGGACCACATCGGCTGCAGGGACTGGGGGCCGGATTTGTCCCCGGTGTTCTCAACTGCGCAATCTACGATGAGGTTATCAAAGTGCGGGAGGAGGATTCCGGTCCAGTAAGCCTCGAGGTAAACCGTCTCGACGGCATACCAATCGGCATTTCCTCTGGAGCGGCTGTATGGGCCGCGATTCAACTCGCACGGCGACCGGCAAACGCTGGGAAACGCATCGTCACCATCGTGCCGTCGTGCAGCGAGCGATACTTGTCCTCATGGCTGTGCGAGTCGCTACCAGAAGGCAGCGATGACCTGAGCGATTGGCGCACCGAGATTTCATGA
- a CDS encoding trans-sulfuration enzyme family protein, whose translation MPHRPPLPPRPTLETLCAHAGRSRREPEPENTPFVPSIAQSTIFHLGDSAQAEAIFAGARPGYAYSRFGNPTVEALAVALADLEDGAGALVTSSGNAAVLCAVAIAMDGRNGPLVTHPDIYGGSFELLQILSSVLHVPVQFIDAQNPTAWSEALVDAGAVLLESPSNPLMRLIDLKATVEAAHQNDAPVIVDNTIATPFNQSPFLANVDWIIHSTTKYLNGHSDMIGGALISRQPLTPNARRIHKNLGGTVNAFDAWLVLRGLRTFALRMAAHNHNGAAIAAWLLNRPEVSRVHYAGLPDHPQAAVGRRQMKHGGAVLSFELKGGRAAAERFIDRLRLIVHAVSLGGMESLATRPAMSSHRGMGDAERERAGISDSLIRLSIGIEDLGEIKADLGQALADH comes from the coding sequence ATGCCTCACCGTCCCCCTCTTCCACCTCGCCCCACGCTGGAGACCCTCTGCGCCCACGCAGGCCGATCGCGCCGGGAACCTGAGCCAGAGAACACCCCCTTTGTCCCCTCCATTGCCCAGAGCACCATCTTTCATCTGGGAGACTCGGCACAAGCGGAGGCGATCTTCGCTGGTGCGCGACCGGGATATGCCTACTCCCGATTTGGCAATCCCACCGTAGAAGCCTTGGCCGTCGCGCTCGCGGATTTGGAAGACGGAGCGGGCGCTCTTGTTACCTCTTCCGGCAATGCCGCCGTTTTGTGTGCGGTAGCTATCGCCATGGATGGCCGCAACGGCCCGTTGGTCACGCATCCCGACATCTACGGTGGGAGTTTCGAACTGCTTCAAATCCTCTCCTCCGTTCTCCACGTTCCAGTTCAATTCATCGACGCACAAAATCCCACCGCATGGTCTGAGGCGCTGGTAGACGCGGGAGCGGTCCTGCTCGAATCCCCGTCCAATCCGCTCATGAGGCTCATCGACCTGAAAGCCACGGTTGAAGCGGCGCATCAGAACGACGCGCCAGTTATCGTGGACAACACCATTGCCACACCGTTCAACCAGAGTCCCTTCCTCGCGAATGTCGACTGGATCATTCACTCCACAACGAAGTATCTCAACGGACACTCCGACATGATCGGCGGGGCTTTGATTAGTCGTCAGCCGCTGACCCCAAACGCTCGGCGAATTCACAAAAATCTCGGCGGCACCGTCAATGCGTTCGATGCCTGGCTCGTGCTGCGCGGACTTCGCACCTTCGCCCTTCGCATGGCAGCCCACAATCACAACGGAGCCGCGATCGCGGCCTGGCTGCTTAATCGACCAGAAGTCTCGCGAGTCCACTACGCTGGTCTACCGGATCACCCTCAGGCTGCTGTGGGGCGGCGCCAGATGAAACACGGTGGAGCCGTGCTCTCTTTTGAGCTCAAAGGAGGCCGCGCAGCGGCGGAGAGGTTTATCGATCGCCTTCGTTTGATCGTTCACGCGGTCAGCCTCGGCGGTATGGAAAGCTTGGCAACCCGACCGGCCATGTCGAGCCACCGAGGCATGGGTGACGCTGAACGAGAACGGGCTGGCATATCCGATTCTCTGATACGCCTTTCAATTGGAATTGAAGATCTCGGCGAGATCAAAGCCGACCTCGGTCAGGCGCTTGCTGACCATTGA
- a CDS encoding GNAT family N-acetyltransferase: MRWRRSDSNLRRRHSPIFPSSYPSQPSLHVPSVVHEPDHTRFVLTENDDFAELRYRLDGSVVTIIHTFVPGVWRGRGFAAQLVKSALTWAAAEDFRIIAECDYADGFIRRHPSYAHLLATRSDSIRETDLS, translated from the coding sequence ATGCGATGGCGCCGATCGGACTCAAACCTGCGTCGACGCCACTCGCCCATTTTCCCCTCATCGTATCCTTCTCAACCTTCACTCCACGTGCCCTCCGTTGTCCATGAACCTGATCACACTCGATTTGTTCTGACTGAAAACGATGATTTCGCCGAACTTCGGTATCGTCTGGACGGGTCAGTCGTGACGATCATCCACACCTTCGTGCCAGGCGTTTGGCGAGGACGCGGCTTCGCCGCCCAGTTGGTGAAATCCGCGCTCACTTGGGCAGCGGCCGAGGATTTTCGGATAATCGCTGAATGTGACTACGCCGATGGTTTCATCCGTCGGCATCCATCATATGCGCATCTACTCGCCACTCGATCCGATTCGATCCGGGAAACGGATCTGTCGTAG
- a CDS encoding GreA/GreB family elongation factor, which yields MISNQPITLSTRDHTALSWKLGQLLSTHSRKRFNLQRLHEELSRAILLPPALVSSSTVQLGSKFIVKDLDSGEVDTFTLSWPEKADIAKGEISVFAPLGTAVIGFSKGDEITWQMPGGLRRLKLMDVQPPVSAAASALSS from the coding sequence ATGATTTCCAATCAACCCATCACTCTATCCACACGCGATCACACTGCACTGTCCTGGAAGCTGGGCCAGTTGCTTTCCACCCATTCTCGCAAGAGGTTCAATTTGCAGCGCCTGCACGAGGAGCTCTCTCGCGCAATCCTCTTACCGCCTGCCCTGGTCTCTTCGTCCACCGTCCAACTTGGTTCGAAATTTATCGTCAAGGATTTGGACAGCGGAGAAGTCGATACATTCACTCTCTCTTGGCCTGAAAAGGCCGACATCGCAAAGGGCGAAATATCCGTCTTTGCACCGCTTGGCACAGCTGTGATCGGTTTTTCAAAAGGAGACGAAATCACGTGGCAGATGCCGGGCGGCTTACGAAGACTCAAACTCATGGATGTTCAACCACCCGTGTCGGCGGCGGCCTCAGCTTTGAGTTCATAG
- a CDS encoding Crp/Fnr family transcriptional regulator, whose translation MRLIALGATLRQCQLFSGLSEEDITRIASFVQPRALAKDEYLFRESEPAVGFYVVQRGAINVHRVNAQGKEQVIHVFRPGESMGEAAMASPTGYPAAARAVEQSNVLLVPKADILELVSERPDLALRMLGSMSQHLRVLVGLVDDLTLKDVETRLARWIIRHCDQSKGPPCKISLGRTKRVLAAEIGTTAETLSRTLARFRDASWIEVGGSVLTVHNGEALKAMVAERLGGA comes from the coding sequence ATGCGCCTGATCGCCCTCGGAGCGACACTGCGCCAATGCCAGTTATTCTCCGGCCTGAGCGAGGAAGACATTACGCGGATCGCATCGTTCGTGCAGCCCCGGGCACTCGCCAAGGACGAATACCTGTTTCGCGAAAGTGAGCCCGCGGTGGGTTTTTACGTGGTGCAGCGCGGCGCCATCAATGTGCACCGGGTCAACGCCCAGGGGAAGGAACAGGTGATCCATGTGTTTCGCCCCGGTGAATCCATGGGCGAAGCCGCAATGGCCAGCCCCACGGGTTACCCGGCGGCAGCCCGCGCAGTTGAGCAGAGCAACGTCCTGCTGGTGCCCAAAGCAGACATTCTGGAACTGGTGTCCGAGCGTCCGGATCTTGCTCTCCGTATGCTCGGTTCGATGAGCCAGCACCTGCGGGTGTTGGTCGGTCTAGTGGATGACCTCACGTTGAAAGACGTAGAGACCCGACTCGCCCGCTGGATTATTCGGCACTGTGATCAGTCCAAAGGTCCTCCCTGCAAAATTTCACTCGGCCGCACCAAGCGCGTTCTGGCCGCAGAAATCGGGACAACTGCCGAAACGCTTTCCCGCACTCTGGCTCGGTTCCGCGATGCAAGCTGGATCGAAGTCGGCGGGTCTGTTCTCACCGTGCACAACGGCGAAGCACTGAAAGCGATGGTCGCTGAACGCTTGGGAGGGGCGTAG
- a CDS encoding metal-sulfur cluster assembly factor: MNTDTALATAVIHALGTVMDPEFGISITDLGLIYSVDVEPERLRVAMTLTTMYCPSGQVLFDGARTAAESASDGRPVEVEMVWDPAWTPDCITPAGRAALGCTDPGEEH, from the coding sequence ATGAACACCGATACCGCTCTCGCCACCGCCGTCATCCACGCCCTCGGCACGGTCATGGACCCGGAGTTTGGCATCAGCATCACCGATCTGGGGCTGATCTACTCCGTCGATGTTGAACCCGAGCGCCTGCGCGTCGCCATGACGCTCACGACCATGTATTGCCCGTCGGGCCAGGTGCTCTTCGACGGCGCTCGCACCGCCGCCGAATCGGCCAGTGACGGACGACCGGTGGAAGTCGAAATGGTCTGGGACCCGGCCTGGACGCCGGATTGCATCACTCCGGCCGGACGGGCGGCGCTCGGTTGCACCGATCCGGGCGAGGAACACTGA
- a CDS encoding DUF2249 domain-containing protein, with the protein MNPSLESSTDTRFDVRPIPCRIKHGMIFERWHNLAVGEHFTLVNDHDPVPLYYQFAAEFPHAFNWEYEERGPEQFAVRITRLAPTPRPATPVTAPAAAPTGSACGGVTLVDARGLEPPEPMLRILAALEALPPGDTLQAFTDRQPIHLLPELGSRGCTHEGQAEADGSWRTSITKPRA; encoded by the coding sequence ATGAACCCATCCCTAGAATCTTCCACCGACACTCGCTTCGATGTGCGCCCGATTCCGTGCCGCATCAAACACGGCATGATCTTTGAACGCTGGCACAACCTCGCGGTTGGTGAGCACTTCACCTTGGTCAATGACCATGATCCGGTGCCGCTCTACTACCAGTTCGCGGCCGAGTTTCCCCACGCCTTCAACTGGGAATACGAAGAACGCGGGCCCGAGCAGTTCGCCGTCCGCATCACCCGCCTCGCCCCCACGCCCCGGCCCGCAACTCCGGTGACCGCGCCTGCAGCCGCCCCCACCGGCAGCGCTTGCGGCGGTGTCACGCTGGTCGATGCCCGCGGACTCGAACCACCCGAGCCCATGCTGCGTATTCTCGCCGCACTCGAAGCCCTGCCGCCCGGCGACACCTTGCAGGCCTTTACGGACCGGCAACCCATTCACCTGCTGCCCGAACTTGGAAGTCGCGGTTGCACTCATGAAGGACAGGCCGAAGCCGATGGTTCCTGGCGCACCAGCATCACCAAGCCACGCGCCTGA